One segment of Setaria viridis chromosome 4, Setaria_viridis_v4.0, whole genome shotgun sequence DNA contains the following:
- the LOC117854196 gene encoding bZIP transcription factor 46, which yields MERQGSIYSLTFDEFQSALGGASKDFGSMNMDELLRNIWTAEESNAMAAAAPATAAASAHHHHQQQPAAPIQRQGSFTLPRTLSQKTVDEVWREIVGLTGGEDEPPVPPPAPAAPPAPLPAQAQAQRQPTLGSMTLEEFLVRAGVVREDMGQQPLVLPPHAQALFSQGNAVAPQTLQLGNGMVTAVVGQGLGGAMTVAAPTTPVVLNGMGKVEAGDLSSLSPVPYPFDTALRVRKGPTVEKVVERRQRRMIKNRESAARSRARKQAYIMELEAEVAKLKEQNDELQKKQVEMLKKQKDEVLERINNQLGPKAKKLCLRRTLTGPW from the exons ATGGAGCGGCAGGGCTCGATCTACTCGCTCACGTTCGACGAGTTCCAGAGCGCGCTGGGCGGCGCAAGCAAGGACTTTGGGTCCATgaacatggacgagctgctgcgcAACATCTGGACGGCCGAGGAGTCCAacgccatggccgcggcggcaccggcgacggccgccgcgtccgcgcaccaccaccaccagcagcagccggcggcgcccatCCAGCGCCAGGGCTCCTTCACGCTGCCGCGCACGCTCAGCCAGAAGACGGTCGACGAGGTCTGGCGCGAGATCGTGGGCCTCACCGGCGGGGAGGACGAGCCGCCGGtcccgccccccgcccccgccgcgcctcccgcgccgctgccagcgcaggcgcaggcgcagcggcAGCCGACGCTGGGGTCCATGACGCTGGAGGAGTTCCTGGTGCGCGCCGGCGTCGTGCGGGAGGATATGGGGCAGCAGCCCCTCGTGCTGCCGCCGCACGCGCAGGCGCTCTTCTCCCAGGGCAATGCCGTCGCGCCGCAGACCTTGCAGCTGGGGAACGGGATGGTGACCGCGGTCGTCGGCCAGGGGCTCGGGGGAGCGATGACGGTGGCCGCGCCGACGACGCCCGTCGTGCTCAACGGGATGGGGAAGGTGGAGGCCGGCGATCTGTCGTCACTGTCGCCGGTGCCGTACCCCTTCGACACCGCGCTCAGGGTGAGGAAGGGCCCGACCGTCGAGAAGGTGGTGGAGAGGAGGCAGAGGCGCATGATCAAGAACAGGGAGTCGGCAGCCAGGTCGCGTGCGAGGAAGCAG GCTTACATAATGGAGTTGGAAGCAGAGGTGGCAAAACTTAAGGAGCAGAATGACGAATTGCAGAAAAAGCAG GTCGAAATGCTAAAGAAGCAAAAAGATGAG